GGATGCCAGACTGCTCATGCTTAAATGCGACGGCTCTGTGGTGGGCATTAACGAAGCCCTGGAAAAACCCATAGAATCGATTTTTTCAGGTCCTGCTGCAAGCCTTGTAGGGGCATCCCATCTTTCAGGGCTTGAGACCTGTGCAGTTATAGACGTCGGTGGAACAAGTACGGATGTCTCTATGCTTGAAAACGGGCTTCCCGAACTCTGCTCGGAAGGAGCTGTGGTTGGGGGCTGGCAGACCAAGGTCAAAGCTATCCGCATGGAGACCTCGGCAATGGGAGGGGACAGCCATGTATGGGTTAAAAACATGAAAATCAATATAGGTCCCCGCAGGGTTATTCCACTCTGCGTTGCAGCTGTCAAATACCCCGGCTTTCTTGAAGTCCTGAGAAAAGGAAGGATCCCCGGAACTATGCACCTTGAAGAAAACGTGCAGCCCACGAAATTTTTCATAAGAACAGGGGTAAAAGCTTCAAACCTTGGAAGTTATGAGCAGGAACTCTTTGACAGGATAGGAAACACTCCCACATCCCTTAATGATATCTTCTGGGAAACTCAAAAAACTCTATCCCCCGGACTGCTCGATTCTCTCATAAGAAAACGCCTTATTCAGGCAATTGGTTTTACCCCAACCGATGCCCTGCACGTGCTCGGAGATTACAGGGGATGGGATGTGGAAGCATCGGTTGCCGGGGCAAAACTTCTGGAACGTTACACTCAAACAAACCATATTGAACTCTGCAGGCACATAAAAAAGGACGTTACAAAGAACATGGCACTGAACCTTATGTCCTTTGTCTTGAAAGATGTACCCTCTCAGGAAATCGAAAAAATTATCCTTTCGGATAGGTTTGCGCAGTTCAGGATGAAAATTCCTGTCGTGCTGATAGGAGGCCCTGTAGTCGCCTATACGGAGGAGTTAAAGCAGATTCTTGATGCTGATATTATAGTCCCCAGATACTCGGAAGTAGGAAACGCTGTAGGGGCTGTAGTCGGAAAGGGCATAAAAAGGATTGAAATTCTTATCAAGAGCACCTATACAAAAGACAGGAAGAGGCTTGTCCTTCTTTTTTCTCCCAGAGGCAGGGAAACATTTGGAAGCTATCCGGAAGCCCTGGAACATGCAAATTCCCTTGGAAGAAAACTGGTAATGGACTATATGACAGAAGCAGGGCTTGACAAAGGAAAAATTCAGATAGAAATTACCAGAAGGGATATTTCATTGAGTGAAGCAGGTACGATACCCGTAGAAACAAAACTTGTTTTTGTTGGAGTTGGAATGCCTAAAGTTTGAGTTCCTGACAGCAATGTTTATATTTTTTCCCTCAATAGTGCAAATAATACTAAATGGCTTACGAACAGCTTACAAATAATTAGGACATGTAATAAAATTCGGAATCTCAAATGGCAATTTATGCACGTCCCGAAAATGGAAAAAATAAAATCAGGAAGTTAAAAAAAATGGCATATAGTCTTGGCATTGATGCCGGCGGAACTTACACTGATTCCATATTAATCCGGAATTCGGATGGAAAGGTTATAAGTTCAAACAAGGCACTTACAACGTATCCCGACCTTCTGGAAGGGATCACGAAATCAATTGACGGGCTTGATCAGGAAAAACTGAAACTTGTGACAATGGTTTCGGTCTCCACAACCCTTGCAACCAACACAATTCTGGAAAAGACCGGGTACCCTGTAGGGCTGATCCTTGTAGGGAACTATGAAATCCCCGAGGATTCTGAGATTGAAAACTGTACAATGGTGCAGGGAGGGCACGACAGTCATGGAGATGAAGTAGCAGCCCTTGACCTATCTGCAGTTGAAAACTTTGTTTTAAGGCTAAAGGGCAGGGTTTCGGCTTTTGCGGTCTCTTCATATTTCAGTGTCCGCAACCCCGAACATGAGCTTCAGGTAAAAGCCCTGATCCAGGAACTTACAGGCCTTCCCGTTGTCTGCGGGCACGAACTTGCCCAGTCCCTGGGTGCTTATGAGAGAGGGGTTACAGCTTACCTCAATGCCCAGCTCCTTCCGGTAGCAGAGAGTTTTCTAAAAACCGTTGTCCGTGAGATAGAAAGGAGAGGGCTTGAGCCCAGAATAGCTATGCTCCGCTGCGACGGGTCTGTCGTAAGCATGCACGAAGCCATGAGAAAGCCAATAGAATCGGTCTTTTCAGGCCCTGCTGCAAGCCTGCTTGGGGCTTCCTACCTGTCAGGTAATGAAACCTGTGCAGTTATCGATGTTGGAGGGACGAGTACGGATGTCTCCCTGATTCATAAAGGGCTTCCTTACCTCAGTGAAACCGGAGCAGTTGTGGGAGGCTGGCAGACAAAGGTAAGGGCGCTCAGGATGGAGACCTCGGCAATGGGAGGAGACAGCCACATCTGGGTCCAGGGAAGCAAGATAAATGTCGGACCACGCAGGGTTATTCCTCTCTGCAGGGCTGCTGTCCTTTATCCTTCGTTCATGAGTACACTTAAAAAACGCTGGATTCCTGACAAGCTCAAATTGAATGAACACATCCAGGCAACAAAGTTCTTTGTAAGAACAAAGCAGAAGCCTGTTAACCTGACCAGGGAAGAAGAGGAACTCCTTGCCCTGATAAAAGATGAGCCTCTTTCTCTCAAAGACATTTACTGGGACAAAAATATTCTTCCTGCCAAAAAAGTAATGGACCTGCTTATCCAGAAAAGGCTTGTGCAGGCTATTGGTTTTACTCCAACCGACGCCCTGCATGTGCTCGGGGAATACACTGAATGGG
The genomic region above belongs to Methanosarcina horonobensis HB-1 = JCM 15518 and contains:
- a CDS encoding hydantoinase/oxoprolinase family protein, with protein sequence MAYSLGIDAGGTYTDSILIRNSDGKVISSNKALTTYPDLLEGITKSIDGLDQEKLKLVTMVSVSTTLATNTILEKTGYPVGLILVGNYEIPEDSEIENCTMVQGGHDSHGDEVAALDLSAVENFVLRLKGRVSAFAVSSYFSVRNPEHELQVKALIQELTGLPVVCGHELAQSLGAYERGVTAYLNAQLLPVAESFLKTVVREIERRGLEPRIAMLRCDGSVVSMHEAMRKPIESVFSGPAASLLGASYLSGNETCAVIDVGGTSTDVSLIHKGLPYLSETGAVVGGWQTKVRALRMETSAMGGDSHIWVQGSKINVGPRRVIPLCRAAVLYPSFMSTLKKRWIPDKLKLNEHIQATKFFVRTKQKPVNLTREEEELLALIKDEPLSLKDIYWDKNILPAKKVMDLLIQKRLVQAIGFTPTDALHVLGEYTEWDSEASVIGATLLANFIGTERQDFCLNVKRLFARNMAKDLISFLMEGVDRNEIEKMLEGSFFSRFKVDIPVVLLGGPVRAYVDDLKKLVDSEIIVPEYSEVGNAVGALVGKGTKRVEIIVRTTYSESRYDLRTKGVFVYTPVGRRHFIVRNEALEFAEEFGRKLVLDYMAESGLSPDQVTVSVEKKDIMVHAGDIPLETRFIIEGISNSDVYEKAVSGNKTLSINFDELEGQT
- a CDS encoding hydantoinase/oxoprolinase N-terminal domain-containing protein, whose product is MQYSMGIDAGGTYTDSIIIRDSDGKVMDSNKALTTYPDLLEGIKNSIDGLDEEYLKDVKMVSVSTTLATNTILEKNGYPVGLILVGDYEIPEKMQAEFYTVVKGGHDHHGAELTSLDMEAVEAFVSKVKDRVSAFSVSSYFSIRNPAHELAIKTRIQKLTGFPVVCGHELSLDLGAYERGITAYLNAQLIPIASQFILSIREEIKRRGMDARLLMLKCDGSVVGINEALEKPIESIFSGPAASLVGASHLSGLETCAVIDVGGTSTDVSMLENGLPELCSEGAVVGGWQTKVKAIRMETSAMGGDSHVWVKNMKINIGPRRVIPLCVAAVKYPGFLEVLRKGRIPGTMHLEENVQPTKFFIRTGVKASNLGSYEQELFDRIGNTPTSLNDIFWETQKTLSPGLLDSLIRKRLIQAIGFTPTDALHVLGDYRGWDVEASVAGAKLLERYTQTNHIELCRHIKKDVTKNMALNLMSFVLKDVPSQEIEKIILSDRFAQFRMKIPVVLIGGPVVAYTEELKQILDADIIVPRYSEVGNAVGAVVGKGIKRIEILIKSTYTKDRKRLVLLFSPRGRETFGSYPEALEHANSLGRKLVMDYMTEAGLDKGKIQIEITRRDISLSEAGTIPVETKLVFVGVGMPKV